The DNA sequence GCGGAGGTTATCCGTCACATCGGGAGAAGTACGCCGCTTTATAATATCAGGACAGGCATTTATGCTCTTACGCAGCTCATAGATTTTAGTGCCGGTCATCCTTATGATGTGGTTATTTTTGATCGCTGTATTTTTGACGCATATTGCTGGATGATGTATTGGGCAGAAAAAAAGAAGTTGACTAACGGGGAAAGAAGGATGATACAAGATTTTTTTCTGTTGCGATTTTGGGCGGATAAGATAGATGTTGCGTATTTTATGGTTTGCGACCCGGATGTGGCCGCCGAAAGAGAATTGAGGATAGCTCTAAGCCAAAAGCTTGGGGAAACGACTAGCCCACAAACCGTGCGTACGCTCATTGAGCGTTATAAGAACGCTTATAACGTACTTTCGCCGGATTATAAACAATTATTTTTGGTGGACACAACCGGTATGGACGAAGTAACCATGGTCAAGCATATTGCGACTCAAACCTTGAACATACTGGAAGAGAAGTCCAGAAACGGATCCGAATAAAGCCGATAAGCCGCCGGCTTTTTTATTTGATTTTTTAAATAATTTAAGTCATAATTTATTTATCCCGTACGAACTTACCCGTCCGGGTTATCTATAATCAACTAGTACGTTATCACTGGCTTACGATGCCCCCTAACTTATGTCATTGGCATGTATGTCATGTAAGTTCGTACGGGATTTATGCTAAACGTGATTCTTCTTGGATTAACCTCGTTATTGGCTGATTTTTCAAGCGAGATGGTTTTTCCTATTCTGCCGTTTTTTATTCAGACACTTGGCGGAGCAGGCGTGGCAATCGGTTTGGCTTTTGGCATCGGTGATGCCGTGTCCGCTGTTTTTAAGGTTATATCTGGCCGTTGGGCCGATAAAACCAAAAAATACAGAACTTTTGTTTTTGCCGGTTATGCCTTTTCCGCCGTAGCCAAGTTTTTGTATCCTCTTTCTTCGTCTTGGCAGCAGATTCTTGCCGTCAGGCCCATTGAGCGGATTGGCAAGGGTTTTCGCAACGCGCCGCGCGACGCGATTTTATCGGAGTCGCTGTCCCATGAGCGCCGAGGCAGAGGATTCGGGATTCAGCGGGCAATGGACAGCGCCGGGGCCGTTTTGGGGGCAGCGGCGGTTTTGATTTTTGTTTTCTATTTGGAGCTTGATTTTTCCAGAATATTTTGGATTTCAGCCATCATCGCTCTTTTCGCGGTGATACCGATTCTTTTTGTCAAAGTTCCAACGCAGTTAAAAATTGCGAGTAAGTCGATCGGTTTCAACGGGTTGTCCGTTCAACTGAAAAAATTTATCTTTGTTGCCACCGTTTTCGCTTTTGCCAATTTTAGCTATGCTTTTTTGGTTCTTCAAACCCAATCACTTTTCGGCGATTTGGATTATAAAAAAGCTCTTTCCCTAACTCTACTTTTGTACATTTTTTTCAGTATTTTTGATTCAGGTTTTTCTACCATAGCCGGTGTGTGGTCTGATAAATTCGGGCGGCGCAAGGTTATAATTTTAAGCTACATTTTACTGGCTGTTGTTTTTCTTGGTTTCGGTACAGTTTCGTTATGGCAATATGACCGTACATGGACGTTTATCTTTTTGCTTATTCTTTTTGCTCTCTATGGCCTTTTCAGGGCGACGGTGGATGTTGGACAGAAGTCATTTGTCTCCGACCTCTCCGATGTTGGAATCCGCGGAACGGCTCTTGGCACTTTTGAAACATTTACCGGTCTTGCCGCCATTCCCGCTGGCTTAATTGCCGGAGTATTGTGGAACGTCAACCAAGCCCTTCCGTTCTTTTATGGACTTATGCTCTCCTTGACTGCAGTTGCTCTGTTTTCTCAGATGATTGGCAAAAAATCTGCTTGAAACAAGCTAATTTTTATGATAAAATTTAATAAATTTGCGGGGTTGCCTGCCTGCACAGGCAGGTCTTAATGGTAGGACATATGTGGTATGCATATATTATAAAAAGTCAGAATAATAGGCCGCTTCAATACATTTTTACAAAAGAATTTAATTCTGAAACAGAAGCCAGAAGTTATGAAAAAAAGTTAAAAGATAAAAGGATAGAAAAAGAAAAAATAATTAAACAAATTGAAAATTCATAAGCACTGCTGCGAGGTCGTCTAATGGTAGGACAGCGCCCTTTGAAGGCGTTTATCCTGGTTCGAGTCCAGGCCTCGCAGCGCGCAGGCAGGTCTAACGATAGGACATGGGACTTTGAATCCCAGTATGAAGGTTCGATTCCTTCCCTCGCAGCAGCTTCTGATGAAA is a window from the Candidatus Yanofskybacteria bacterium genome containing:
- a CDS encoding AAA family ATPase; its protein translation is MSELVNQENVFEQKAQKILAYLKSHLRYDDQFLPRPFFLEFTGSPSAGKTTTITELDKFLRRQGFRVLRPQEGAEVIRHIGRSTPLYNIRTGIYALTQLIDFSAGHPYDVVIFDRCIFDAYCWMMYWAEKKKLTNGERRMIQDFFLLRFWADKIDVAYFMVCDPDVAAERELRIALSQKLGETTSPQTVRTLIERYKNAYNVLSPDYKQLFLVDTTGMDEVTMVKHIATQTLNILEEKSRNGSE
- a CDS encoding MFS transporter codes for the protein MLNVILLGLTSLLADFSSEMVFPILPFFIQTLGGAGVAIGLAFGIGDAVSAVFKVISGRWADKTKKYRTFVFAGYAFSAVAKFLYPLSSSWQQILAVRPIERIGKGFRNAPRDAILSESLSHERRGRGFGIQRAMDSAGAVLGAAAVLIFVFYLELDFSRIFWISAIIALFAVIPILFVKVPTQLKIASKSIGFNGLSVQLKKFIFVATVFAFANFSYAFLVLQTQSLFGDLDYKKALSLTLLLYIFFSIFDSGFSTIAGVWSDKFGRRKVIILSYILLAVVFLGFGTVSLWQYDRTWTFIFLLILFALYGLFRATVDVGQKSFVSDLSDVGIRGTALGTFETFTGLAAIPAGLIAGVLWNVNQALPFFYGLMLSLTAVALFSQMIGKKSA